AACTCTATTTAATATCTTCTCTGTTCTTTTGTATAAAGGTAATGTCAACAATGACATTATAGTTGCTTTTAATAAATTAAACGGAGCTATTATCCATATTACAAATGTCAGTTTATCTACTATATAAGGATTAATTGCTGCTCCCATTTCTATTACTGCTTCTATCGGCATTATAGTGCTATAAAATGGTAGCATTATATAGTAATTTGATAAACATCCAACTATAGTCATAACAAATACTCCAAGTATAAGTCCTATTATAATTCCTGATTTTTCTCTTTTCTTTGTATAAACATAAGAAACTGTCCAAACAAATGATCCACCTATTACGAAATTTGCAAATTCTCCAACACCACCTGTTGTAGACATACCTGTTATAAACTGTAATAAATTTTTAAGAAATGCTATAGCAACACCTGCCATAGGTCCTAGCGCAATTCCGCCTAATAATGCTGGTAAATCAGATACATCTATTTTTAGAAATTCTGGAAATAACATTGGAATTGGAACAGATATAAACATTAATATATATCCAATTGCAGATAGAATTCCTACCTTTACTAATGTAGATGTTTTAAAAACACTTTTATTTTCTAAAGTTCCTTGCATAAAATATAACCTCCTAATTTTATTAGGAAAAACAAAAGCTCGAAGAGATCTATCTTCGAGCTTATTTTTTGAGCGCAAGTTATATAATATACATAATTTATTGTATATAAATAGACAATGTAAAAAATTTGCTTCTTCTCTCATCCAGACTTTACTGTCGGCTTTGGAATTTCACCAAATCATGCTACAAATGTAGCTCGCGGGCTGTACCGCCGGTAGGGAATTTCACCCTGCCCCGAAGATCTATCTTACTATTGATTTTTCCATTCTTATATTTATATAGTATTAATTTAAACTCTCAAAGTCAACTAATTTTTTTATATACCTTATATTACCTGTTAATTAATTACGACGACTATATTTTTATACCCATAATTATTTATTGTAAACTAATTTTCCATCTATGACAGTGTATAATACATTACTTTGTATTTCTAATGGACACCCATCCCATATAACTATATCTGCATCTTTTCCTACTTCTATAGATCCTACTTTATTATCTATACCTAAAGTTTTAGCTGGATTTATAGTTATAGCTTCAAAGGCTTTTTCTTTTTTCATACCATGCTTAACAGCTATACCTGCACATAACGGTAAATACTGAACAGGAATTACAGGATGGTCTGTCATTAAACATATATCTAGTCCTGCATTAGATAATATTCCCGCTGTATCAAAAGTTAAATTTCTTAATTCTATTTTAGATTTTTCTGTTAATGAAGGACCCACAATTACTGGATATCCTTCTTCTACTAATTCTTCAACTATTAAGTGACCTTCTGTACAGTGATCTAGTGTAAGTTTTAGATCAAATTCTTTAGCTATTCTTATAGCTGTAAATATATCATCCGCTCTATGTGCATGAACTTTAAATGGCACTTCTCCTTTAAGCACTGGCAATAAGCTCTCCATTCTTATATCATACTCTGGCTTATCATGATCTTCATGCTCCATGTATAAATCCATTTCATCTAAATACTCTTCTGCCTTTTTTAAATTTTCTCTTAGTAATGAAGCTATAGCCATTCTAGTCTGAGGCATTTTCTCATCTCTTCCATAACAACTTTTGGGATTTTCACCAAAAGCTATCTTAGATGCAACAGGATTTTTTATAACCATTTTATCTATTCTTCTACCAAATGTTTTTATAGCTATACATTGGCCACCCATTACATTTGCACTTCCTGGAGTTGTACATACCGCTGTTATACCTCCTTGAACTGCTTCTTTAAAAGTATTATCCATTGGATTTATACCATCTATTGGATTTAGGTGTGGAGTTATTGGATCAGTTTCCTCATTTCCATCTGCACCTTCAAATCCCATTCCATCTTCCCATAATCCTAAATGAGTATGGGCATCTATAAATCCAGGGAATACAAACTTACCATCTGCATCTATAACTTGTGCATCTGATGGTACATCTAAATTTTTTCCAATAGCCACTATCTTTCCATTTTCTATAATTATATTTTCTTCAACTATCCCGTTAGTTATAGTATTTATTGTTCCATTTTTTATGAATATCATATATTCTCCTCCTAATATAAGCTTATATCTTCATTGATAAAGCCACTCTTTGCTTATTCATGTCAACTCCTATAACTTTTACGTCTACAATATCTCCTACTGTGACTATAGACATAGGATCTTTTACAAATGATTTACTCATTTGAGATTTATGAACTAAACCATCATTTTTTATTCCAATATCTACGAAAGCTCCAAAGTCTACTACATTTCTAACTGTACCTTTTAGAACCATTTCTTCTTGGATATCTTCTATTTTTAATACATCCGTTCTAAGTATAGGTTTTATACCTTCTTCTCTAGGATCTCTTCCTGGTTTTTTAATTTCAGCTATTATATCTTTTAGGGTTAATTGGCCGATTTCTAAATTATCACTTAATTGTTTTATACCTACTTCATTAATCTTAGAATCAATTTCTTCTATATTTTTATTTTCTATATCCTTTAATGAGTATCCTAAAATTTCTAACATTTTTTTACAAGTATCATAGCTCTCTGGATGAACGCCTGTATTATCTAAAGGATTTTTAGCATCCAGTATTCTCATAAATCCTGCACATTGTGTAAATGCTTGAGGACCTAATCTCTTTACTTTTTTCAACTGTGCCCTAGACGTAAAGTCTCCATTTTCTTCTCTATATGCTACTATATTTTTAGCTATAGTTTTACTTATACCTGCAATATGCTCTAATAAAGAATATGATGCTGTATTTAAATCTACACCTACGCTATTAACTGAGTCTTCTACAACTCCACCTAATACTTCAGCTAATCTTTTTTGATTTAAATCATGCTGATATTGACCTACCCCTATACTTTTAGGATCTATTTTTACTAGTTCTGCCAATGGATCCTGTAATCTTCTTCCTATAGATATAGCTCCTCTTATAGATACATTTATATCTGGATGCTCTTCATTAGCCAATTCTGATGCAGAATAAACTGATGCTCCAGCTTCATTAACTATTATATATTGGATAGGTCTCTCTATTTCCTTTATCATATCTGATACAAATTTTTCAGATTCTCTCGATGCAGTTCCATTTCCAATAGCTATGATATCTATTCCATGAGTATTTATTAATTCTTTAAGAGTTTTCTTTGCACCTTCTACATTATTTTGTGGTTCTGTTGGATATACCGTTGTAAAGTCTAGTAGCTTTCCATTTTTATCTACAACCGCAATCTTGCATCCTGTTCTAAATGCTGGGTCAAATCCCATTACAACTTTATCTTTAACTGGTGATTGTAATAAAAGGCTTTTTATATTTTTACCAAATACACTTATCGCTCTTTCTTGAGCTAATTCAGTTAAATGGTTTCTTATTTCTCTTTCTATAGAAGGAAATATTAATCTTTTGTATGCATCCTCTATAGATGAAACTATTTCTTGTTTATTTTTAAAGTTATCATTTTTTACATATTCATTTATTATATGATTTATTACTTTTTCATTATTTATTTCTAATTTAACCTTTAAAAAACTTTCTTTTTCTCCTCTATTTATAGCTAATACTCTATGAGGAGCTATAGTTTTTACTGATTCACTATAATCATAGTACATATCATATACAGATTTTTCTTCCTGAGAATTTTTCGTTACTATAATACCCTCTTTTAATGCAAGCTCTCTTATATGTTTTCTTATTTTTGCATCATCTGATACGATTTCAGCTATTATATCTTTAGCTCCTTTTAAAGCTTCTTCTATTGAGCTTACTTCCTTTTCTTCATTTATATATTTTTCAGCTTCAATATCTAAATTTTCTATATTTGTATTTAAAATAGCTAATGCTAAGCCCTCTAATCCCTTTTCTTTTGCTATAGTAGCTCTAGTTCTTTTCTTTTGTTTATATGGAGCATATATGTCTTCCACTTCTTGAAGAGTATGTGCTTTTTCTATATTT
Above is a genomic segment from Romboutsia lituseburensis containing:
- a CDS encoding amidohydrolase; the protein is MIFIKNGTINTITNGIVEENIIIENGKIVAIGKNLDVPSDAQVIDADGKFVFPGFIDAHTHLGLWEDGMGFEGADGNEETDPITPHLNPIDGINPMDNTFKEAVQGGITAVCTTPGSANVMGGQCIAIKTFGRRIDKMVIKNPVASKIAFGENPKSCYGRDEKMPQTRMAIASLLRENLKKAEEYLDEMDLYMEHEDHDKPEYDIRMESLLPVLKGEVPFKVHAHRADDIFTAIRIAKEFDLKLTLDHCTEGHLIVEELVEEGYPVIVGPSLTEKSKIELRNLTFDTAGILSNAGLDICLMTDHPVIPVQYLPLCAGIAVKHGMKKEKAFEAITINPAKTLGIDNKVGSIEVGKDADIVIWDGCPLEIQSNVLYTVIDGKLVYNK
- a CDS encoding ECF transporter S component — encoded protein: MQGTLENKSVFKTSTLVKVGILSAIGYILMFISVPIPMLFPEFLKIDVSDLPALLGGIALGPMAGVAIAFLKNLLQFITGMSTTGGVGEFANFVIGGSFVWTVSYVYTKKREKSGIIIGLILGVFVMTIVGCLSNYYIMLPFYSTIMPIEAVIEMGAAINPYIVDKLTFVIWIIAPFNLLKATIMSLLTLPLYKRTEKILNRVK
- a CDS encoding Tex family protein gives rise to the protein MNINEILKKELNLRDDQVNNTIKLIDEGNTIPFIARYRKEMTGEMSDVTLREFHDKLMYLRNLQSRKDDVVRIIEEQGKLTEEIKVNIEKAHTLQEVEDIYAPYKQKKRTRATIAKEKGLEGLALAILNTNIENLDIEAEKYINEEKEVSSIEEALKGAKDIIAEIVSDDAKIRKHIRELALKEGIIVTKNSQEEKSVYDMYYDYSESVKTIAPHRVLAINRGEKESFLKVKLEINNEKVINHIINEYVKNDNFKNKQEIVSSIEDAYKRLIFPSIEREIRNHLTELAQERAISVFGKNIKSLLLQSPVKDKVVMGFDPAFRTGCKIAVVDKNGKLLDFTTVYPTEPQNNVEGAKKTLKELINTHGIDIIAIGNGTASRESEKFVSDMIKEIERPIQYIIVNEAGASVYSASELANEEHPDINVSIRGAISIGRRLQDPLAELVKIDPKSIGVGQYQHDLNQKRLAEVLGGVVEDSVNSVGVDLNTASYSLLEHIAGISKTIAKNIVAYREENGDFTSRAQLKKVKRLGPQAFTQCAGFMRILDAKNPLDNTGVHPESYDTCKKMLEILGYSLKDIENKNIEEIDSKINEVGIKQLSDNLEIGQLTLKDIIAEIKKPGRDPREEGIKPILRTDVLKIEDIQEEMVLKGTVRNVVDFGAFVDIGIKNDGLVHKSQMSKSFVKDPMSIVTVGDIVDVKVIGVDMNKQRVALSMKI